Proteins from one Salaquimonas pukyongi genomic window:
- the ppa gene encoding inorganic diphosphatase yields the protein MRIDAISIGNNPPEDVNVIVEVPVGGHPIKYELDKEAGTLVVDRFLYTPMTYPGNYGFVPHTLSQDGDPIDVLIANSRPLVAGCVINVRPIGVLIMEDDGGQDEKVIAVPSKGVSARFDAVKNYTDLPEITLSQIQHFFEHYKDLEPGKWVKIGDWMGAKTAQKMIREAIERAGGS from the coding sequence ATGCGCATCGATGCAATTTCCATCGGCAACAACCCGCCCGAAGACGTCAATGTTATCGTCGAAGTGCCGGTTGGCGGGCATCCGATCAAGTACGAACTGGATAAGGAAGCCGGCACGCTCGTTGTTGACCGCTTTCTCTACACCCCGATGACCTATCCGGGCAATTACGGCTTCGTGCCGCATACCTTGTCGCAGGATGGCGATCCGATCGACGTGCTGATCGCCAACAGCCGCCCCCTGGTGGCGGGCTGCGTCATCAATGTGCGGCCCATCGGCGTCCTCATCATGGAGGACGATGGCGGCCAGGACGAAAAGGTGATCGCCGTGCCCTCAAAAGGGGTTTCTGCAAGGTTCGATGCGGTCAAGAATTACACCGACCTGCCGGAGATCACGCTTTCCCAGATCCAGCACTTTTTCGAGCACTACAAGGATCTGGAGCCCGGGAAATGGGTCAAGATCGGCGACTGGATGGGCGCAAAGACCGCCCAGAAGATGATCCGTGAAGCCATAGAACGGGCCGGCGGGAGCTAA
- a CDS encoding DUF167 domain-containing protein — protein sequence MRWGDVDAPYEVIGGKIRLRVRLAPGARTEMLGGVWKDENGRCHLKASVRAVPEKGQANKALIALLAGKTGVAKSRIALESGSAGRLKTLKMPFEAAAGIDEAVKKAGRS from the coding sequence ATGCGCTGGGGCGATGTGGACGCACCTTACGAAGTAATTGGCGGTAAAATCCGGCTGCGGGTGCGTCTTGCACCCGGGGCGCGCACCGAGATGCTGGGCGGTGTGTGGAAAGATGAAAACGGCCGCTGCCATCTGAAGGCAAGCGTGCGTGCCGTGCCGGAAAAGGGGCAAGCCAACAAGGCGCTGATTGCCCTGCTTGCAGGAAAAACCGGGGTAGCCAAAAGCCGCATCGCACTGGAAAGCGGCAGCGCCGGGCGCTTAAAAACCCTCAAAATGCCATTCGAGGCGGCCGCAGGCATTGATGAAGCGGTGAAGAAAGCAGGCCGAAGTTAG
- a CDS encoding invasion associated locus B family protein produces the protein MLKGAAVLSLALGVAALAVPHIANAQSPTQIKQHKAWGSFSYQGSDGKVCYVLSVPTEKSPKELNGREVDHGDVFFMLAQHPGQNVRLEPQFTAGYQFQEESKVVLDIDGKKFSMFTRGKNAWLENPAEEATVVSAMKAGAKMSVSAVSRRGTQTSYQYSLSGVTASIGDIAECK, from the coding sequence ATGCTCAAAGGAGCTGCCGTCCTCAGCCTGGCCTTGGGCGTTGCCGCTCTGGCCGTGCCACACATTGCCAATGCGCAGTCGCCAACCCAGATCAAACAGCACAAGGCCTGGGGCTCGTTCAGCTATCAGGGTTCCGATGGCAAGGTCTGCTATGTGCTGTCGGTGCCGACCGAAAAGAGCCCGAAAGAGCTTAATGGCCGCGAAGTCGACCATGGCGACGTGTTCTTCATGCTGGCACAGCATCCGGGACAGAATGTACGGCTTGAGCCGCAGTTCACCGCCGGCTACCAGTTCCAGGAGGAATCGAAGGTCGTTCTCGACATCGACGGCAAGAAATTCTCCATGTTCACACGCGGTAAGAATGCATGGCTTGAAAACCCTGCCGAGGAAGCAACGGTGGTATCTGCCATGAAAGCCGGTGCGAAGATGAGCGTTTCGGCCGTTTCGCGCCGCGGCACCCAGACCAGCTATCAATATTCGCTTTCGGGCGTCACCGCTTCCATTGGCGATATTGCCGAGTGCAAATAA
- a CDS encoding RNA methyltransferase, which produces MGSRPPRGYFGIGVEGISKPMNFGNLMRTAHGFGASFVFTVAPARAIGEPKSDTTRARDHMPWYSFSSPGELVVPDQCRLVGVELTAEAVELPSFRHPLRAAYVLGPEGGSLSPQMMERCEFIVKIPIHICINVAMAGAVVMYDRMISLGRFAERPVGTGGPKEALAEPVHGKPVYSGAKRLASGKRSKT; this is translated from the coding sequence ATGGGTTCACGCCCGCCCCGGGGTTATTTCGGCATCGGGGTGGAGGGCATTTCCAAACCGATGAACTTCGGCAATTTGATGCGTACGGCACATGGGTTCGGTGCCAGCTTCGTCTTTACCGTGGCGCCTGCGAGAGCCATCGGCGAACCGAAGTCCGATACTACCCGTGCCCGCGATCACATGCCCTGGTACAGTTTTTCCTCCCCCGGCGAACTCGTTGTGCCCGATCAGTGCCGCCTGGTTGGCGTGGAGCTGACAGCGGAGGCGGTGGAATTGCCGAGTTTCCGCCATCCGCTCAGGGCGGCCTATGTACTCGGCCCGGAAGGCGGTTCGCTGTCGCCTCAAATGATGGAGCGCTGTGAGTTCATCGTCAAAATCCCCATTCACATCTGCATCAATGTCGCCATGGCGGGCGCTGTGGTGATGTATGACCGGATGATTTCGCTGGGCCGCTTCGCGGAGCGGCCGGTGGGGACCGGCGGGCCGAAGGAGGCACTGGCTGAGCCCGTTCACGGCAAACCGGTTTACTCCGGTGCCAAGCGGCTTGCATCCGGCAAACGCAGCAAGACATGA
- a CDS encoding DUF1232 domain-containing protein, whose amino-acid sequence MDANEKKVASGFWKTLAKAAGKVPFVEELVAAYYCAFDPKTPNKVRAILLAALAYFVLPLDAIPDFLAIFGFSDDVAVLGAVLAMLQGHIHQEHRDLAREKLAQLREFAE is encoded by the coding sequence ATGGATGCCAACGAGAAAAAGGTGGCATCGGGCTTCTGGAAAACGCTTGCCAAGGCCGCCGGCAAGGTCCCCTTCGTGGAAGAGCTGGTTGCGGCCTATTATTGTGCCTTTGATCCGAAAACGCCGAACAAGGTGCGCGCCATTCTGCTGGCGGCGCTGGCCTATTTTGTATTGCCGCTGGATGCCATTCCCGATTTTCTGGCGATTTTCGGTTTTTCCGATGATGTTGCGGTGCTCGGCGCGGTTCTTGCCATGCTGCAGGGCCATATCCACCAGGAACACCGCGATCTGGCACGGGAGAAACTTGCGCAATTGCGCGAATTCGCCGAATAA
- a CDS encoding 4a-hydroxytetrahydrobiopterin dehydratase, with the protein MATPLAPQEIEMQLQQIDGWELAADKKAIHRQFRFKDFSEAFGFMSRVALAAEKLNHHPDWSNVYNRVDVSLSTHDAGGLTELDFKLAGMMDRMAAKS; encoded by the coding sequence ATGGCCACACCCCTTGCGCCGCAGGAAATTGAAATGCAGCTGCAGCAGATCGATGGCTGGGAACTGGCCGCGGACAAAAAGGCCATCCACCGCCAGTTTCGCTTCAAGGATTTCAGCGAGGCATTCGGCTTCATGAGCCGGGTGGCGCTGGCAGCTGAAAAACTCAACCACCATCCCGACTGGAGCAATGTCTACAACCGGGTCGACGTCTCGCTGTCGACCCATGATGCGGGTGGATTGACCGAACTCGATTTCAAGCTGGCAGGGATGATGGACCGGATGGCCGCCAAGTCATGA